One window of Burkholderia cepacia GG4 genomic DNA carries:
- a CDS encoding LysE family translocator — MSIQTWMLFAAAYLATTLSPGPNVLLVIRNTVRYGSRGTAATIAGNLVAQGVVVMLVALGVGALLAAMPPLFIAMKVVGAAYLIFLGIRQLRGDRNRPAPDRQAASAEPDRGKLFREALFVSGSNPKTMIFLSAFMPQFITHDRPLAMQFVAMYATIACTVVVVHSVYSFGVRRLHRGFGVSPWVRAVKRASGLLFVGLGIKLLTARQA, encoded by the coding sequence ATGTCCATTCAGACCTGGATGCTGTTTGCCGCAGCCTATCTCGCGACGACGCTGTCGCCGGGCCCCAACGTGCTGCTCGTCATCCGCAACACGGTGCGCTACGGTTCGCGCGGCACCGCCGCGACGATCGCGGGCAACCTCGTCGCGCAGGGCGTGGTGGTCATGCTCGTCGCGCTCGGCGTCGGCGCGCTGCTGGCCGCGATGCCGCCGCTGTTCATCGCGATGAAGGTCGTCGGCGCCGCGTATCTGATCTTTCTGGGTATCCGGCAACTGCGCGGCGACCGCAACCGCCCCGCGCCGGACCGCCAGGCGGCGAGCGCCGAGCCCGACCGCGGCAAGCTGTTCCGCGAAGCGCTGTTCGTCTCGGGCAGCAATCCGAAGACGATGATCTTCCTGTCGGCGTTCATGCCGCAGTTCATCACGCACGATCGCCCGCTCGCGATGCAGTTCGTCGCGATGTACGCGACGATCGCATGCACCGTCGTCGTGGTTCACAGCGTCTATTCGTTCGGCGTGCGCCGGCTGCATCGCGGCTTCGGCGTCAGCCCGTGGGTGCGCGCGGTCAAGCGCGCCAGCGGCCTGCTGTTCGTCGGGCTCGGGATCAAGCTGCTGACTGCGCGGCAGGCGTAA
- a CDS encoding NCS2 family permease → MESIKRYFGFAEAGTDFRTEILAGVTTFLTMAYIIFVNPAILGDAGMPKESVFVATCLVAALASIIMGLYANYPIACAPGMGLNAYFAYTVVKGMGFTWQAALGAVFISGCLFLIVTLFRVREAIVNGIPKSLRISITAGIGLFLGIISLKTSGVIVGNPATLVTLGDLHKHDTILAIIGFFTIVTLDHLRVRGAILIGIIGVTILSFFFGDNQFHGVFSAPPSIDATLFQLDIRAALSTGIINVILVFFLVELFDATGTLMGVANRAGLLVEGKMNRLNKALLADSTAIVAGSVLGTSSTTAYIESASGVQAGGRTGVTAITVAVLFLACLFIAPLAGVVPGYATAPALLYVSCLMLREMVDVPWDDATEAVPAALTALLMPFTYSIANGVAFGFIAYGGLKLLTGQGRTVKPIVWIIAAVFLFRFFYLGSE, encoded by the coding sequence ATGGAATCCATCAAGCGGTATTTCGGCTTCGCTGAAGCCGGCACCGACTTCCGCACCGAAATACTCGCGGGCGTCACCACGTTCCTGACGATGGCCTACATCATCTTCGTCAACCCCGCGATCCTCGGCGACGCCGGCATGCCGAAGGAATCGGTATTCGTCGCGACCTGCCTCGTCGCGGCGCTGGCGTCGATCATCATGGGGCTGTATGCAAACTACCCGATCGCCTGCGCGCCCGGCATGGGCCTGAACGCGTATTTCGCGTACACGGTCGTCAAGGGGATGGGCTTCACGTGGCAGGCCGCGCTCGGCGCGGTGTTCATCTCCGGCTGCCTGTTCCTGATCGTGACGCTGTTCCGCGTGCGCGAGGCGATCGTCAACGGGATTCCGAAATCGCTGCGGATCTCGATCACCGCCGGCATCGGCCTGTTCCTCGGCATCATCTCGCTGAAGACCTCGGGCGTGATCGTCGGCAACCCGGCCACGCTCGTCACGCTCGGCGACCTGCACAAGCACGACACGATCCTCGCGATCATCGGCTTCTTCACGATCGTCACGCTCGACCACCTGCGCGTGCGCGGCGCGATCCTGATCGGCATCATCGGCGTCACGATCCTGTCGTTCTTCTTCGGCGACAACCAGTTCCACGGCGTGTTCTCCGCGCCGCCGTCGATCGACGCAACGCTGTTCCAGCTCGACATCCGCGCCGCGCTGTCGACCGGCATCATCAACGTGATCCTCGTGTTCTTCCTCGTCGAGCTGTTCGACGCGACGGGCACGCTGATGGGCGTCGCAAACCGCGCCGGGCTGCTCGTCGAAGGCAAGATGAACCGCCTGAACAAGGCGCTGCTCGCCGACAGCACCGCGATCGTCGCGGGCTCGGTGCTCGGCACGTCGTCGACCACCGCGTATATCGAAAGCGCGTCGGGCGTGCAGGCCGGCGGCCGCACGGGCGTGACGGCGATCACCGTCGCGGTGCTGTTCCTCGCGTGCCTGTTCATCGCGCCGCTCGCCGGCGTCGTGCCGGGTTACGCGACCGCGCCCGCGCTGCTGTACGTGTCGTGCCTGATGCTGCGCGAGATGGTCGACGTGCCGTGGGACGATGCGACCGAAGCCGTGCCGGCCGCGCTGACCGCGCTGCTGATGCCGTTCACGTACTCGATCGCGAACGGCGTCGCGTTCGGCTTCATCGCGTACGGCGGCCTGAAGCTGCTGACGGGCCAGGGCCGCACGGTCAAGCCGATCGTGTGGATCATCGCGGCCGTGTTCCTGTTCCGCTTCTTCTATCTCGGCAGCGAGTGA
- a CDS encoding copper chaperone PCu(A)C translates to MKRSIPTNLLFALLALQAPATFAAPTVQAEACWIRTMPATVPSSGYFTLKNDGDKPVTLTGVDTPAYGMAMMHETQTAGSTAKMVHVEAVDVPAHGTVTFRPKSYHVMLEEPRKPVAPGAKIPFRLHFADGSAISVTCDAKAPSYTGQ, encoded by the coding sequence ATGAAACGCTCGATTCCGACCAACCTGCTGTTTGCGCTGCTGGCGCTGCAGGCGCCCGCCACGTTCGCCGCACCGACCGTGCAGGCCGAAGCATGCTGGATCCGCACCATGCCGGCGACGGTGCCGTCGTCCGGCTACTTCACGCTGAAGAACGACGGCGACAAGCCCGTCACGCTCACGGGCGTCGATACGCCCGCGTACGGGATGGCGATGATGCACGAGACGCAGACGGCCGGCAGCACCGCGAAGATGGTTCACGTCGAAGCGGTCGACGTGCCCGCGCACGGCACGGTAACGTTCAGGCCGAAGAGCTATCACGTCATGCTGGAGGAACCGCGCAAGCCCGTCGCGCCCGGCGCGAAGATTCCGTTCCGGCTGCATTTCGCCGACGGCTCGGCAATCTCCGTGACCTGCGACGCGAAGGCGCCGTCGTACACCGGCCAGTAA
- the copC gene encoding copper homeostasis periplasmic binding protein CopC, whose amino-acid sequence MKAISIARGAFVALGFVVVQAAHAHAHPKTLEPAADATLSSAPHAVTIDFSETLEPAFSTIAVTDSHGQSVADGKSAVDAGNRKRMHVALANLAAGTYTVAWIAVASDGHRTQGHYTFTLK is encoded by the coding sequence ATGAAAGCTATCTCCATCGCTCGCGGCGCGTTCGTCGCACTCGGCTTCGTCGTCGTACAGGCCGCTCACGCGCACGCGCACCCGAAAACCCTGGAACCGGCCGCCGACGCCACGCTGTCGAGCGCGCCGCACGCGGTCACGATCGACTTCAGCGAAACGCTCGAACCCGCATTCAGTACGATCGCCGTCACCGACAGCCACGGCCAGTCGGTCGCCGACGGGAAATCCGCCGTCGACGCCGGCAACCGGAAGCGGATGCATGTCGCACTGGCCAACCTCGCGGCCGGCACGTACACGGTCGCGTGGATCGCGGTGGCGAGCGACGGGCATCGCACGCAGGGCCACTACACGTTCACGCTGAAGTAA
- a CDS encoding DUF2917 domain-containing protein — protein sequence MDQASPLFDRPDARRAGAIALPTVVIRFAVAPRTTLTWRAPSDAEIRAHGAPLWITRPPSVDDYWVQPGDVLRIARGDRIWLGTDDDRSAEASITTAYVRRGERLRRTLARVQRLLAGRWRRRE from the coding sequence ATGGACCAGGCAAGCCCGTTGTTCGACCGTCCCGATGCGCGCCGCGCCGGCGCAATCGCGTTACCGACCGTCGTGATCCGTTTCGCGGTCGCGCCGCGCACGACGCTGACCTGGCGTGCGCCGAGCGATGCGGAGATTCGCGCGCACGGCGCGCCGCTGTGGATCACACGCCCGCCGAGCGTCGACGATTACTGGGTGCAGCCCGGCGACGTGCTGCGCATCGCGCGCGGCGATCGCATCTGGCTCGGCACCGATGACGACCGATCGGCCGAAGCGTCGATCACGACCGCGTACGTACGGCGCGGCGAACGGCTAAGACGCACGCTCGCGCGTGTGCAACGTTTGCTCGCCGGACGATGGCGAAGAAGGGAATGA
- a CDS encoding LysR substrate-binding domain-containing protein, with protein sequence MAFEAAARHGSFARAADELALSEGAISRQIGRLENFLGVALFERVGNRVRVAPNGARYAAQVREVLDRLERDSQYMMGQPGDGGSVDIAVTPTFATRWLIPRLKGFQTQHPNITVHFADRAEPFVLAGSGFDAAIHFEHPAWAGMHTYRLCEEVLVPVCHPSLLVGGDPDALLGRLPRLHKRQTPDAWSAYVQETGLPVNNPAAGARYDLYSMLIAAALAGLGVALVPRLYVGTEIAQGLLAAPWPDGQDVVKRFCLVLPESLELGDGPLQTFARWVLAEAAA encoded by the coding sequence ATGGCATTCGAGGCCGCGGCGCGGCATGGGAGCTTCGCGCGCGCCGCCGACGAACTGGCGTTGTCGGAAGGTGCGATCAGCCGGCAGATCGGTCGGCTGGAGAACTTCCTGGGGGTGGCGCTGTTCGAGCGGGTCGGCAACCGCGTTCGGGTTGCGCCGAACGGCGCACGCTACGCGGCGCAGGTTCGCGAAGTGCTGGACCGTCTCGAGCGCGACAGCCAGTACATGATGGGGCAGCCCGGCGACGGCGGCAGTGTCGATATCGCCGTGACGCCGACGTTTGCGACGCGCTGGCTGATTCCACGGCTCAAGGGGTTCCAGACGCAGCATCCGAACATCACGGTGCATTTCGCCGATCGCGCCGAGCCGTTCGTGCTGGCCGGCAGTGGCTTCGATGCGGCGATTCACTTCGAGCATCCGGCCTGGGCCGGCATGCATACGTACCGGCTGTGCGAGGAGGTGCTGGTGCCGGTCTGTCATCCGTCGCTGCTCGTCGGCGGGGATCCGGACGCGTTGCTGGGCAGGCTGCCGCGCCTGCACAAGCGCCAGACGCCCGATGCGTGGTCGGCGTACGTGCAGGAGACGGGGTTGCCGGTGAACAATCCGGCCGCCGGCGCGCGCTACGACCTTTACTCGATGCTGATCGCGGCGGCCCTGGCCGGGCTCGGCGTCGCGCTGGTGCCGCGACTGTACGTCGGCACCGAGATTGCGCAAGGGTTGCTCGCGGCGCCCTGGCCTGACGGTCAGGATGTGGTCAAGCGCTTCTGTCTCGTGCTGCCGGAATCGCTGGAACTCGGCGACGGGCCGCTGCAGACCTTTGCCCGCTGGGTGCTCGCGGAGGCCGCCGCATGA
- a CDS encoding DUF2964 family protein produces the protein MVRTELRVVLAAIATFTMLGGIAVAIHGLLFDLSDAVQYGAAAIAAGATTAAISLNIWPSDPH, from the coding sequence ATGGTTCGGACGGAACTGAGAGTCGTGCTGGCGGCCATCGCCACCTTCACCATGCTCGGCGGCATCGCCGTGGCGATCCACGGTCTGCTGTTCGACCTGAGCGACGCGGTTCAATACGGGGCGGCCGCGATCGCGGCAGGCGCTACGACCGCTGCGATCTCGCTGAACATCTGGCCCTCCGATCCGCACTGA
- a CDS encoding DUF2946 domain-containing protein: MLSRRFRKIGSLIGMLAILMTALAPTISQALTTQGRVDALLAGYCTAGPAAGDHAGASSQKSLQAHLQACGYCSLLAHTPALPAPELTFAANVHPLQQRAATRFESLRRALPLTAAQPRAPPFAS, translated from the coding sequence ATGCTGAGTCGTCGTTTCCGGAAGATCGGCAGTCTGATCGGGATGCTCGCCATCCTGATGACGGCGCTCGCGCCGACGATCTCGCAGGCGCTGACGACGCAAGGCCGCGTCGACGCGCTGCTGGCCGGTTACTGCACGGCCGGGCCGGCTGCCGGCGATCATGCCGGCGCTTCATCGCAAAAGAGCCTGCAGGCCCATCTGCAGGCTTGCGGCTATTGCAGCCTGCTTGCCCATACACCCGCGCTACCCGCGCCGGAACTGACGTTCGCGGCCAACGTTCACCCCCTCCAGCAGCGCGCAGCAACCCGCTTCGAAAGCCTGCGCCGCGCACTGCCGCTCACGGCCGCGCAACCGCGCGCCCCGCCGTTCGCGTCCTGA
- a CDS encoding DUF1488 domain-containing protein codes for MQIHFTNEKPEYSGRDLMLGFTALVNGERVQCQITAEALEDHFGAASPRFEDMVGAYDQHRERIEAAARRLLSETRAQCVTLRSGYVRFYEANWR; via the coding sequence ATGCAGATCCATTTCACGAATGAGAAGCCCGAATATTCGGGGCGAGACCTGATGCTTGGATTTACGGCGCTGGTCAATGGCGAGCGCGTCCAATGTCAGATCACCGCCGAGGCGCTGGAGGATCATTTCGGTGCGGCATCGCCGCGCTTCGAGGACATGGTCGGTGCGTACGATCAGCACCGCGAGCGTATCGAGGCGGCCGCACGGCGGCTGCTGTCCGAGACGCGCGCGCAATGCGTGACGCTGCGTAGCGGCTACGTGCGCTTCTACGAAGCGAACTGGCGCTGA
- a CDS encoding SRPBCC family protein, translated as MNPSTDPIEKQALLAAPLARVWEAVSNAGEFGIWFGVTFDGPFVAGQPLFGRITPTRVDDDVAKAQEPYAGAVFEIVVDRVEPQQLFSFRWHPFAINPNFDYTTEPMTLVTFTLAEKDGGTLLTVTETGFDQLIEARRAKARDMNDQGWAAQMTLITKYLAKHA; from the coding sequence ATGAACCCGTCAACCGATCCGATCGAGAAACAAGCGCTGCTCGCCGCGCCGCTCGCGCGTGTCTGGGAAGCCGTCAGCAATGCCGGGGAATTCGGCATCTGGTTCGGCGTGACGTTCGACGGACCGTTCGTGGCCGGCCAGCCGCTATTCGGCCGCATCACGCCGACCCGCGTCGACGACGACGTCGCCAAGGCGCAGGAGCCGTATGCGGGCGCTGTGTTCGAAATCGTCGTCGACCGCGTCGAGCCGCAGCAACTGTTCTCCTTTCGCTGGCATCCGTTCGCGATCAACCCGAACTTCGATTACACGACCGAGCCGATGACGCTCGTCACCTTCACGCTCGCTGAAAAAGACGGCGGCACGCTGCTGACGGTCACCGAAACGGGTTTCGACCAGCTGATCGAAGCGCGCCGCGCGAAGGCGCGCGACATGAACGATCAGGGCTGGGCCGCACAAATGACGCTGATCACGAAATATCTGGCGAAGCACGCGTAA
- a CDS encoding sigma-54-dependent Fis family transcriptional regulator, whose amino-acid sequence MPQPFVLPATAGRIDLLAQAHARSTAVGLRANERPDFSPLSRLALRELLDTNHALFAHARPVMENLHTQIADTQSLVLLTDADGVILHSIGDADFIEKANRVALCTGVSWAEGARGTNAIGTALASGQAVAVHGAEHFLRANHILTCSCAPIIDPFGRSLGALDVSGDPRGFSPHTLALVRMSAQLIENHLFANQCAEALRLRFHAHEDCVDSLFAGLVAFGPDGGLIAANRSAQFQLGATFDALQHQGCDALFGMHFGQLAQQAARAPGAPFRLTLSTGVRVLARCEFAEAHKTAVAVTPPAPAVRTRAPDPDAITFATLDTGDARMAAVLERVAKIRGRDLPLLILGQTGTGKEWLARALHQASPRSDGPFVAVNCAALPDSLIEAELFGYEDGAFTGARKRGSPGKIAQADGGTLFLDEIGDMPLAQQVRLMRVLQERAVMPLGGARAVPVDVRVVCATHRDLRAMIAEGTFREDLFYRINGLAVTLPALAARTDLPALVERILARLARSEPMPTRLAADVLDAFMRHRWPGNLRQMTNVLRTAGMLAEDEAEITLAHLPDDFWLDCDDLPAAEAAPADTREATTLQRHQAAVIDAVLARHGGNVSAAARELGLARNTVYRYLRRH is encoded by the coding sequence ATGCCTCAACCTTTCGTGCTGCCCGCCACCGCGGGCCGCATCGACCTGCTCGCGCAGGCGCATGCCCGTTCGACCGCGGTCGGCCTGCGCGCCAACGAGCGCCCCGATTTCTCGCCGCTGTCGCGACTCGCACTGCGCGAACTGCTCGACACGAACCACGCCCTGTTCGCGCACGCGCGCCCGGTGATGGAGAACCTCCACACGCAGATCGCCGACACGCAAAGCCTCGTGCTGCTCACCGACGCCGACGGCGTGATCCTGCACAGCATCGGAGATGCCGACTTCATCGAGAAAGCGAACCGCGTCGCGCTGTGCACCGGCGTGTCGTGGGCCGAAGGCGCGCGCGGCACCAACGCGATCGGCACCGCGCTCGCGTCGGGCCAGGCGGTCGCCGTGCACGGCGCCGAACATTTCCTGCGCGCAAACCATATCCTCACCTGCTCGTGCGCGCCAATCATCGACCCGTTCGGCCGCTCGCTCGGCGCGCTCGACGTGAGCGGCGACCCGCGCGGCTTCAGCCCCCATACGCTCGCGCTCGTGCGGATGTCCGCGCAGCTGATCGAGAACCACCTGTTCGCGAACCAGTGCGCGGAAGCGCTGCGACTGCGCTTCCACGCACACGAGGATTGCGTCGACTCGCTGTTCGCCGGGCTCGTCGCGTTCGGCCCCGACGGCGGGCTGATCGCCGCGAACCGCAGCGCGCAATTCCAGCTCGGTGCGACGTTCGATGCATTGCAGCATCAGGGCTGCGATGCGCTGTTCGGGATGCACTTCGGCCAGCTCGCCCAGCAAGCGGCCCGCGCACCCGGCGCACCGTTCCGCCTCACGCTGTCGACCGGCGTGCGCGTGCTGGCACGCTGCGAATTCGCGGAAGCGCACAAGACGGCCGTCGCCGTCACGCCGCCCGCCCCCGCCGTGCGCACGCGGGCGCCGGACCCCGACGCCATCACGTTCGCGACGCTCGACACCGGCGATGCGCGGATGGCCGCGGTGCTCGAACGCGTCGCGAAGATTCGCGGCCGCGATCTGCCGTTGCTGATCCTCGGCCAGACCGGCACCGGCAAGGAATGGCTCGCCCGCGCGCTGCACCAGGCATCGCCGCGCTCCGACGGCCCGTTCGTCGCGGTCAACTGCGCGGCACTGCCGGATTCGCTGATCGAGGCCGAACTGTTCGGCTACGAAGACGGCGCCTTCACCGGCGCACGCAAGCGCGGCAGCCCCGGCAAGATCGCGCAGGCGGACGGTGGCACGCTGTTTCTCGACGAGATCGGCGACATGCCGCTCGCGCAGCAGGTCAGGCTGATGCGCGTGCTGCAGGAGCGCGCGGTGATGCCGCTCGGCGGCGCGCGCGCGGTGCCGGTCGACGTGCGCGTGGTCTGCGCGACGCACCGCGACCTGCGCGCGATGATCGCGGAAGGCACGTTCCGCGAAGACCTGTTCTACCGGATCAACGGGCTCGCGGTCACGCTGCCGGCGCTCGCCGCGCGCACCGACCTGCCCGCGCTGGTCGAGCGGATCCTCGCGCGGCTCGCGCGCAGCGAACCGATGCCGACCCGCCTCGCGGCCGACGTGCTCGACGCGTTCATGCGCCACCGCTGGCCCGGCAACCTGCGGCAAATGACCAACGTGCTGCGTACGGCCGGCATGCTCGCCGAAGATGAAGCCGAAATCACGCTCGCGCACCTGCCCGACGATTTCTGGCTCGACTGCGACGACCTGCCCGCAGCGGAGGCCGCACCGGCCGACACGCGCGAAGCGACGACGCTGCAACGCCATCAGGCCGCGGTGATCGATGCGGTGCTCGCGCGGCACGGCGGCAATGTGTCGGCGGCCGCGCGTGAGCTCGGGCTCGCGCGCAATACCGTGTACCGCTACCTGCGCCGGCACTGA
- a CDS encoding metal-dependent hydrolase, producing MTDTADYHKIKARHVKFDFRDTPITWVPNDPGSTHIINTLNLLFPEGELWFCRVYNKALPHITDARLRDEAEGFLRQEAVHSRSHGGVLKHYYDRHGIDTKPFTQKLNWLFTRVLGEAPFGLKIGHTRFWLRQQLAVIASLEHFFGYLGNWVLNAHGLDEGHADPTMVDLLRWHGAEEVEHRTVAFDIYNHMGGNYPERCMHMAFVIVLLLYFITTGAKFMYRRDPAAGRYPGFVRAWWKGSRRGHLPSFWKVIGAALRYFKPGYTPHHEGSTEQALAYLERSPAAQAAAHGGNWGTTKGA from the coding sequence ATGACCGATACCGCCGACTACCACAAGATCAAGGCCCGGCACGTGAAGTTCGACTTCCGCGACACGCCGATCACATGGGTACCGAACGACCCGGGCAGCACCCACATCATCAACACGCTGAACCTGCTGTTCCCGGAAGGCGAGCTGTGGTTCTGCCGCGTGTACAACAAGGCGCTGCCGCACATCACCGATGCGCGCCTGCGCGACGAAGCCGAAGGCTTCCTGCGCCAGGAGGCCGTGCATTCGCGCTCGCACGGCGGCGTGCTCAAGCATTACTACGACCGGCACGGGATCGACACGAAACCGTTCACGCAGAAGCTGAACTGGCTGTTCACGCGCGTGCTGGGCGAAGCGCCGTTCGGGCTGAAGATCGGCCACACGCGCTTCTGGCTGCGGCAGCAGCTCGCGGTGATCGCGTCGCTCGAGCATTTCTTCGGCTATCTCGGCAACTGGGTGCTCAACGCGCACGGGCTCGACGAAGGCCATGCCGACCCGACGATGGTCGACCTGCTGCGCTGGCACGGCGCGGAGGAAGTCGAGCACCGGACCGTCGCATTCGACATCTACAACCACATGGGCGGCAACTACCCGGAGCGCTGCATGCACATGGCGTTCGTGATCGTGCTGCTGCTCTACTTCATCACGACGGGCGCGAAGTTCATGTACCGGCGCGATCCGGCCGCCGGCCGCTATCCGGGTTTCGTGCGCGCGTGGTGGAAGGGGTCGCGGCGCGGGCACCTGCCGTCGTTCTGGAAAGTGATCGGCGCGGCGCTGCGCTACTTCAAGCCGGGCTATACGCCGCACCATGAAGGCTCGACCGAGCAGGCGCTCGCCTATCTGGAACGCTCGCCGGCCGCGCAGGCGGCCGCGCACGGCGGCAACTGGGGCACGACGAAGGGTGCGTGA
- a CDS encoding 2Fe-2S iron-sulfur cluster-binding protein has protein sequence MTDPEHPPLVRIEPLGATFDAPDSLTLLEAAAFAHVSLPRSCRNGTCRSCLCRIVSGSVRYTIEWPGLSREEKADGYTLPCVAVATSDVVLDVPDAVLID, from the coding sequence ATGACCGATCCAGAACACCCTCCTCTCGTGCGCATCGAGCCGCTCGGCGCGACGTTCGACGCGCCCGATTCGCTGACGCTGCTCGAGGCCGCCGCGTTCGCGCACGTCTCGCTGCCGCGCTCGTGCCGCAACGGCACGTGCCGTAGCTGCCTGTGCAGGATCGTCAGCGGCAGCGTACGCTATACGATTGAATGGCCGGGGCTGAGCCGCGAGGAAAAGGCCGACGGCTACACGCTGCCGTGCGTGGCCGTCGCGACCTCGGATGTCGTGCTCGACGTGCCCGACGCGGTGCTGATCGACTGA
- a CDS encoding MBL fold metallo-hydrolase has product MSEPIPRPAFPRRRIGDFSVIAISDGTLTAGLDLLSNIDLDDATGIMRRAGVHAPSDVNINCYVIRGNGRTVLVDAGAGGFRNWGGLLSRSLSQAGIDARDIDTILLTHAHPDHIGGLLDTNGQPAFPHAEVIMHERERAFWLDDDTYTHATERARVNFQIARRTFDAYHAQLRTIDAGAVLPGIVAVPLPGHTPGHTGYRVESRGERLLIWGDLVHFAPIQVARPDVSIVFDHDPSQASATRAATLAEVASDNLLIAGMHLADTGFARIAHTNGATDGAYALIGAD; this is encoded by the coding sequence ATGAGCGAACCCATTCCCCGTCCTGCGTTTCCGCGCCGTCGAATCGGCGATTTCTCGGTCATCGCGATCAGCGACGGCACGCTGACAGCCGGCCTCGATCTGCTGTCGAACATCGATCTCGACGATGCGACCGGCATCATGCGCCGCGCTGGCGTACACGCGCCGTCCGACGTCAACATCAACTGCTATGTGATACGCGGGAACGGCCGCACCGTCCTCGTCGACGCCGGCGCCGGCGGCTTCCGGAACTGGGGCGGCCTTCTGAGTCGGTCGCTGTCGCAAGCCGGCATCGATGCGCGCGACATCGACACGATCCTGCTGACGCACGCGCATCCCGACCACATCGGCGGCCTGCTCGACACGAATGGGCAGCCGGCCTTCCCGCACGCGGAGGTGATCATGCACGAACGGGAGCGTGCGTTCTGGCTGGATGACGACACGTACACGCATGCGACCGAACGAGCACGCGTCAATTTCCAGATCGCGCGGCGCACGTTCGATGCCTATCACGCGCAGCTACGTACCATCGATGCAGGCGCTGTGCTGCCCGGCATCGTCGCCGTGCCGCTGCCGGGGCACACGCCCGGCCACACGGGTTATCGCGTCGAATCGCGAGGCGAGCGTCTGCTGATCTGGGGTGATCTCGTGCATTTCGCGCCGATTCAGGTCGCTCGCCCCGACGTGTCGATCGTGTTCGATCACGATCCGTCGCAGGCATCCGCGACGCGCGCCGCCACGCTCGCAGAAGTCGCTTCGGATAACCTGTTGATTGCGGGGATGCACCTCGCCGACACGGGCTTCGCACGCATCGCGCACACGAACGGCGCAACCGACGGCGCGTATGCGCTCATCGGGGCGGATTAA